The Ananas comosus cultivar F153 linkage group 7, ASM154086v1, whole genome shotgun sequence genome has a window encoding:
- the LOC109713139 gene encoding upstream activation factor subunit spp27-like: protein MSRVLGGARALMAAAKASAASSSPAPAEAAAAVAKPKSSAFTKPMPLSPAMRKFVGVPEISRPEAVKKVWEHIKAHNLQDPANKKLIHCDEKLKAIFGGKETVGMLEIAKLISSHFLKSK, encoded by the exons AtgtctagggttttggggggcGCTAGGGCTCTCATGGCGGCGGCGAAggcctccgccgcctcgtccTCTCCGGCGCCggcagaggcggcggcggcggtggcgaagCCGAAGAGCTCGGCCTTCACGAAGCCCATGCCGCTGTCGCCGGCGATGCGCAAGTTCGTCGGCGTCCCCGAGATCTCGCGCCCCGAGGCGGTGAAGAAGGTGTGGGAGCACATCAAGGCCCACAATCTGCAG GATCCAGCAAATAAGAAGCTGATACACTGCGATGAGAAGCTGAAGGCCATATTCGGTGGAAAGGAGACGGTTGGTATGCTGGAAATCGCCAAATTGATCTCATCGCATTTCCTGAAATCTAAGTAA
- the LOC109712697 gene encoding uncharacterized protein LOC109712697 has product MTGKAKPKKHTAKEIAAKVDAATTNRGGGKAGQADRLGQVKGGHAKFECPHCKTTAPDAKSMQIHHEARHPKLPYDESKLINLHASLAPETSSSKPKPGIRGSFKK; this is encoded by the coding sequence ATGACGGGGAAGGCGAAGCCGAAGAAGCACACCGCGAAGGAGATCGCGGCGAAGGTCGACGCGGCGACGACGAACCGCGGCGGGGGCAAAGCGGGGCAAGCGGATCGGCTCGGCCAGGTCAAGGGCGGCCACGCGAAGTTCGAGTGCCCGCACTGCAAAACCACCGCCCCCGACGCCAAATCCATGCAGATTCACCACGAAGCGCGGCACCCCAAGCTCCCCTACGACGAATCCAAGCTCATCAACCTCCACGCCTCCCTCGCCCCCGAAACCTCCTCCTCCAAGCCCAAGCCCGGGATCCGCGGCAGCTTCAAGAAGTAG